The Felis catus isolate Fca126 chromosome B2, F.catus_Fca126_mat1.0, whole genome shotgun sequence region TATGTATTCCTAATCCTCTTAAGAGGTTTTGATTCTTATGGTTGAATTTGAAACTCACTTGAGGAATATTCATAGACAGCAAGGAGGAGTATGAATTACAGAGAGGCCATGTCGGAAGAATGCTGTGACGGTGGTCAGTCTAGACAAGAGCCAGGATTCCAACCAGGATCTGGGAAATAATGGAGGTGCCTTACCAACAAAGGAAGGGCTGTCTCTTGGCCACCTAAATGTAGGGAGTCTCCAAGGTACTGCTCTATTCCCCTTCATGGGTTCATGAATTACCTTTCTATGGGTAACTTCGAAGTTTCTCCCTCAGGTCTGTCCTCTTGCCTAAATGTCAAATTTGTATTTCTGGGTGCCTGATGGTTATTTGACTTTGCACCTCCGTATACCAGATATACTCTGTCTATACTCTCTACATAACCTATCTCATCTACGTAGTTTCCAATCAAAAGATAACCTTCTACCTGTCATCTCTgtaaattctatttattaaacCCCCATTCTTTATTAAGTGAGCCACACCTGATTTGTTTGGGGACTTTTAGTCCATTGAAGGTCTAAGCAACTTGGAAATAAATAGATGGCTCCAATGTTTACCAGTAGGCTCAGAGTGGGCCAACTACATTTCTCCTCAGAGAGTTTTGATCCTTACATCAATTTATACAAAAGGATGCATGTTTCAGCAACCATATCCTACCGGATATGATAAAGGAATATGAAACTTATTGCGTTTTGGTCCCCTTCACATGTTGGAGAAGTAAAAGAATAGTGTCAACAAAATGACCCTTCTGTAGCAATatagaggagggagaggaactGAGTACTCAGTACTTAATACTGAGTGAGTATTAACAGATTTCCTTTCATATAACTCAGCACAGTGGTGACTacaattaggagaaaaaaatatcacaTGTCTCATATAGCAAAGCAAATGAAACTATGACTCCTCTTATCTCTGGATAGTCAGGGGTGACAACGTCCTGTGTTTCTTGTGACAGACTGGGAAGCTAATTCCAGAGGGACATTTTTACACACCTAGAGATGACTtggataataatatattatatacagacTGTATCTCCTCAACCTAGGAAATATCTCTCCACTGAAAAAACAGGAGACGGGGCTTAATCCATAGAAAAATTTCTCTATGTTCCTAAGGGAAACGTGAAAACATAGACGCACTATTTTTCTCCAAGATAAACTCTGTAAAGAAAAGAGGGTGAGGAAATAACTTCTTTGTTGTGGATGGGTGGAGAAACCATTGCCATATACCTTTACACAACGTCTGACTACTGTTACTAACCTATGGTTTTCTTTCCAATGCTCACGGCATTTCCCAGTGCTCCTGTCTGCATATTTTCCAAACCCAGAGTCCTTCAAGGCTCTGAAGAGCCCAAAGAAGGCTCAGTGATCATTTCGTGTCATGGACTTCTTTGGATGTCCCATGAAGCTTATATATGTACGATGAATTCTTAAATGATGTACAGagaatttataaaggaaaagaattatattaaaattcCAGAATCAAACTTATCAAAACCCAAAATTGTTGAAGTGTTCACATCTGTGTTTCTTTACTAATACATTAAAAGTCCCAAGGTTGCCCTCGTGACCAACAATTACCACAGTGTAGAAGGGGTGATATGCTTAAAAGATATTGGCAATACTGACGGCTGCACCTGCCAGTGAGAAGAATATATCGCGGGTCCTGCCGGTCACACTGTTTGCTGCCTGTGTGCCTCAGTGGAGACCATGCCAGGGTTCAGTTGGTCAATAGCGCAAATATAGACGGAAGTGTTGTTCTCTGCCAGTTCCTAGAAGTCCTGAAGCCAGCCATTGTAATCGAAGCTTAGAGCCCCGCTCTGGAATTTGTCCCCGTGCACCAGGAAGTCAGAAAACAAGCTTCGATGAAGCAGGTGCACctcacagagcctggaggagAGGCCACATCTCCACAAAGTCAACGGGAAATTCTCAAAGGGATTAATGGCAGGTCAAATGTGTAAGTGTTTATTATTTGAAGGAGTTGTCAAAAGAACGTTGTAGCAAACCAGGGTGCGCTGTTCATTTAGGAGCTGCACCCACTTTAGAGGGGTGACTACTGAGGAGAGGAGCGGAGAGCATTCACAACAACATATAATAATGTCGAGTGAGTGCTTGCGTGCAGCCTCCAACACTTTCCATGCAGAATCTCCTCGAAGCTTCACTGCTCTAGAACTTGGACTTTCTTACGTACTCGCAAAGAACAAGCCGAGCAGACACCGCCCAGGTCATAGGGAGAGCGTGGCAGCAGGCTGTCTCCAGAGCTTGGCTCCGCGTGTGCGACTGGGGGGAGGACTGGGCTGTGATGCAGGGACAGTGGCAGCCCGAAGCTGTCCCTAAGGAACCATACATCCGATCATAAACTGGAGACTCCCGGCAGGCAGCACAGGGTTCTCGACACTTGCACCCAGCGAGGCTCGGTGAGGGACGCAGACATCCATCCATCGAGAAGACCAGAAGACACTTGGCTATAAAGACACGCTTAGCGTCAAAGCTGACCTCAAGCGTCTCGGGGACGACGGCGGGTATTCGGTGAGCATTTCCGGGTTGGTCTGGGAGACGTGAGGGGCAAGCGTGAGGCTTCTGTGTGGAAGGTGTAGGAAGCGTCGCCCGGAGGGCCGGCTGCAAGGCTGCGCGGAGCCGGGAGGGTTCCCGGAAGCCCCTCCGGGCCAGGCTCCGGCTCAGGGGCCCCGCCCGGTCGGCGCCGCTCGCAGCAAAGGAGACACGAGCGATGGGCGGGCCCAGAGTGTGGTTACCGCCCCTGCTCTCGGGGTTTTCAAACAGGTCCGGCACTTTGCTATAAAAGGGCTGCTTGGCGCCGACGGGAGTGGTGCTTCCGTAGCGTTGCGGTGGTGTGACGACGATGTCTGGTCGCGGCAAGGGCGGGAAGGGCCTGGGCAAGGGGGGCGCCAAGCGCCACCGCAAGGTGCTGCGCGACAACATCCAGGGCATCACCAAGCCCGCCATCCGGCGGCTGGCCCGGCGCGGCGGCGTCAAGCGCATCTCCGGCCTCATCTACGAGGAGACCCGCGGGGTGCTCAAGGTGTTCCTGGAGAACGTGATCCGGGACGCCGTCACCTACACGGAGCACGCCAAGCGCAAGACGGTCACGGCCATGGACGTGGTGTACGCGCTCAAGCGCCAGGGCCGCACCCTCTACGGCTTCGGGGGCTAAGTATTTCCTTCACGCTATCAAAAGCATGCGATTCTCACCCAAAGGCCCTTTTCAGGGCCACCTATTTAGTCACAGAAAGAGTTGGCACGCTTTTTGGTTCTGctgtttatttaaatctttttccaGGCTGTGAGGTTTAATCCGTGAAAAGTAGTGTGGAGAGATCGCCTGCGTGCTTCCTGTAGGCCGTTTTCCTCTAGGACCCGTGTTTTTCCCGATTTCAAAAGCATCTTCTTGGCAGCTGTCCATGTTCAGGTTTGTTCTACCAAGTCTGGGCTCATCTCAGTCTTCAGACACCATTCCCTGTTCTCCACTTAAGTCTCCGTTACAGATTAGCGTTCCTGCTGTTGAGAGGAACGCTGTCCTGCAGTGGGTTATCTGTATCCTGTTAAGCTGCTGGAAACCTTGTACTAACCGCCAGCATTTCACTCTATCTTCTGATGTCctggtgtatttgtttttttgaagagTCTTGGGGATCTTTGCAATGCACTCTGGTCTTTATCCACCGAAGGCTGTTCAGCATAATAAAGGCATAGCTGGACTACTAGCTTTCTAATCCCAGGCAACAGGTGTTGGCCTTTCTGGCTACAGGTGAGCACGTGGAAGAGTCAGGAAGTCAGCGGAACTCATTCCCAGGTGTGGGCTTTAAAACCTCCCCTCTTGCCTCCAGATAAGGTGTTGATCTTGTTTGTCCTCACAAGACCTCAGGCCTGGGGGATAGCAGAACAACGACTCGAGGGAGAGTCCTGGATCGATCAGCAGCAGCTCAGTGAATCACAACAGATGTGTCCTGTGACATGAATAATTGTCCTTAAGCTAATCTATGGAGTCTCGGTTACAGCCCTTCACTTTACAAACCAAACACGGATTTGTTTTCTCAGTTTATGAAGCAGTGTGGACAGTCCCTCTGTCCACCTGAGACCCCTTTAAGGAAAGCTGACTCCAAATGGGTCTGTTTCCTGTGTTCCTATGTGTTGCGCCGTGTTCCGTTCTGGGCAGGGCGCAGGGTAAGAGCTCATGTTAGAAATGCATGGACTGTCCAAATACCTTAGGCAGCTGTAATCTGAATATTTGAAAGTGCTGTCCTCCCTTAGCAGAGTCGATCTTTACAATAAGTGGATGAATAACTCCTTTGAGAATCTGTTAGAAAGTATGCATGTGGGCATAGACATTTCATGGGAGTCACGTCCCCTCCGAGGCTCATCCGAGGAAACCCCAGGGCTCCCTGGATCCTTGTCAACAACCTGGAGTCTAGGACTTCAGGATCTGGGATCTAGAGATGCAGAACTgaagagaggaaagggcagaCCTAATACAGAGAGCGCATATTGAACGATAATATCCCAATTTATTCACTACGGGCCGTAGGCGTATCTATTCTCGAGAAGTGAGTTTGGAAATGCAAGCTAGCCCCATCTGAGAAATTATGATTTTCAGAGGCCTGAAGTCCAAACTGACTGAATCACACACGATTTGGgagtaaatgaaaacaatgagCCATGGATTTGCAGCCTGGTTCAGGAAGAAGTCCATGAATCTTCTTAGTTAAGGCCCTTTGAACTTCCATCGCCAgtcttgaaaaatatattaacaaggCATAAGAATGCAGTCGTCTACGTCCTTGAGCAATTCATATATTAAGTTTACAAGTTTCCGTTAtcccttaagaaataaaaatgaaactggagaCCTGACTCTGTGTTTTTGATATTatttaaactatataaaaaaaaaagtctcttgaaAAAGACGTTCTCCTAGCACACCCTGGGCATGCatgtctatttctcttctttcattctgtccCTTTTCCTAGTTTCTAGTAAAGACAATCTATTAGATGCAGCTAGGGAGATGCCAGCGTCCATCACATGAGCCTAAGAGAGAGGAGCGAAACAAAGTAGAGAGACGTGGGTCCCAGAGTCAAGGCAACAATCCTGAGTCCTGAAGCTGTCCCAAATGTCTGGGTTGCCTGTCATTCCCTGTAACTCGAATTCCCAGTGGGTTCCATTTACCGTATGCAAAGGTCTCCCATGTTGTCATTTCAGTAGACATCACACCAGGCTGGTCACACACGTCCTCCTTCCTGAAACACTATTTTCCTGACTTCTGTGACTCTAATCTCCTGGTTTTTGTCCTCACCGTTTAGAATCTTTGgccatcttcttttctttcctttcttctttacccATGGGAAAATTCCAATTCCGTTGCATGCCAACAACAATAACATTTCTATTTCCAAACTCTTGTCACAATTTCTATGTTCGGTCCCCACTTTGCTCTGGTTCCCAGATTCACATGTACAACTACTCACTTGCTACCTTCCGTGGAATGCTTTAGGGGATTTAAACATTGCCATGTCCCGGTCTCTGAAACCTCATCCTCTCCTAGAATTCTTGGTCATTATGCAAGAATTGCAGCAGCACTGCAAGTGGTGGATAAGCATACAGGCTGGGGGCACACTTTCTGGTTCCATCCCCAGCCCCACACCTTGCTCATCCCTAGTCGATTAGAAGGAGATCATTGTTGTGTTTAGATAATCCGTGGAAGTTGAGAGCACGAAATGAGTTAAGCTTTGTAAAGAAACTGTtacgatttctttttttaattttatttatttttttttaacgtttatctatttttgagatagagagagacagagcatgaacaggggagggtcagagagagggagacacagaatttgaaacaggctccaggctctgagcagtcagcacagagcccgacgcggggctcgaactcacggactgcgagattgtgacctgagccgaagtcggacgcttaaccgactgagccacccaggcgcccagaaactGTTACGGTTTCTTAAACACAtggaaagtgctcaataaatgtcagcaaCATGTTTTTTCACCTATGAAACCCAGATCTTTTTTCaattctgttttctgcttctttctacCTTTAATCCCATAAATCCCACTTCCCATACAGCAGCCTGCGTGCTTTACAATTCTAATAGATTCTCAAGACACAATAAAAGTCTGGGTGCCTTCCTGGCGCTTAAGGTCCAACATGTTCAGGCCCTCCTTTAACCCTCAGTGTCTTCCCCAAACACctcatatttgtttatttctctcccaGCAcacagaatttgtatttttgagcAGCGGCTTCTCCCTACCTTAGACAGAGCTTTGTTGTAGCAACAGTCTCTTGGCCTGCGAGTCGAGTTGTATCCCCTGGTTCCTTGGTTCCCTCACCTGGTCAGTATCACGGCACCTGGTTTATTTCCTATAGTTTCACAGCAGTGAGAACTCCTATTTGGAATGATCGAGTTGAATCAGTGTGttgattctctctcctctccggCTAGGATCTCAGCCCCACAGAGCAGTCTCTCGTCTGTCATGCCTACTGCTGTCGCTTAACGCCCCACACAGAGGAAATCGAtcaccatttgacaaaatacagaaagaaatccCTTCAACTGCTTCCTGATTTTTCTGTCCTCATCTAGCATAACCTCATCTTAACCACCGGAAACCTCCACGCAGGAAGGGGCTTTGGTCAGCTTGCTCTCCATGTATCAGATGTGCTCAGAGCAGAGCAGCTAGAAGCAGTCTTTATATCTGTGGGAACTTGCTCGAAAGCCAAGTTCCCAGATATCCCTCAGAGCTAAGGAGACGACAGAAGCTCTGGGAGTGGGGCCAGCAATCTGTCCTCTAACAAGCCTCCAGGTGACTTTGAAGCACACTCAAGGTTAGCAGCGCTGCTCTGTATCTTGGGTGCATAATTCAGTGCTTGGCACTGGAATGCCAATGAGACAAATGGATGTTCCTTGTTTCTGCCTAGAAGGCGTCTGTATGAGGCAGTCGGTGCCACTTCCCCTCCTCCTAATCCAGCCTCGGGTTTGTTCAGGTCCAGCCTCCCTCCTTGCCTGTGCTGTAGAGAAGGGA contains the following coding sequences:
- the LOC101084708 gene encoding histone H4, with protein sequence MSGRGKGGKGLGKGGAKRHRKVLRDNIQGITKPAIRRLARRGGVKRISGLIYEETRGVLKVFLENVIRDAVTYTEHAKRKTVTAMDVVYALKRQGRTLYGFGG